A stretch of the Streptomyces sp. 1331.2 genome encodes the following:
- a CDS encoding phosphatase PAP2 family protein, with amino-acid sequence MTERNERNERNGRNHRTTSPADVLTDLRAIDGALYAAVAATPTPALDSALRRLSRAADHSKISLTVAAGLALVPGRPRQAAVVGVAAVALASVAANLIGKRMVHRRRPDRERARVIVSRQVPMPESASFPSGHTASATAFATAVSVVLPPAAVPLGALAVAVGYSRVHTGVHYPGDVAAGAVLGFAAAAAALAVVHVPRQLAEG; translated from the coding sequence ATGACTGAGCGGAACGAGCGGAACGAGCGGAACGGGCGGAACCACCGGACGACATCCCCCGCCGACGTGCTCACCGACCTGCGCGCGATCGACGGAGCCCTCTACGCGGCCGTGGCCGCCACCCCCACCCCGGCCCTGGACTCGGCGCTGCGCCGACTGTCCCGCGCGGCCGACCACTCGAAGATCTCGCTGACCGTCGCCGCCGGCCTCGCCCTGGTCCCCGGCCGGCCCCGGCAGGCGGCCGTGGTCGGGGTCGCCGCCGTCGCCCTGGCCTCGGTGGCCGCGAACCTGATCGGCAAGCGGATGGTCCACCGGCGCAGGCCCGACCGGGAGCGGGCCCGGGTGATCGTGTCCCGGCAGGTGCCGATGCCGGAGTCGGCGTCCTTCCCGTCCGGGCACACCGCGTCGGCGACGGCCTTCGCCACCGCGGTCAGCGTCGTGCTGCCCCCGGCGGCGGTGCCGCTCGGGGCGCTGGCGGTGGCCGTCGGCTACTCCCGCGTCCACACGGGCGTGCACTACCCGGGCGACGTCGCGGCCGGCGCCGTCCTCGGCTTTGCGGCCGCGGCAGCGGCCCTGGCCGTCGTGCACGTACCGCGGCAGCTCGCCGAAGGATGA
- a CDS encoding glycoside hydrolase family 15 protein codes for MAFDTTGFGQAESSRYLPISEHGLIGDLRTTALVGTNGTIDWYCCPRFDAPSVFGAILDADRGGSFELAADVPARTRQFYFPDTNVLITRFFAADGVAEIQDFMPVAEGSASSTASASSTASAEAARHRLIRRVVCVRGTLPFRARIAPRFGYGAEPHTVHLEGDKAVFRAPSLTLALTSTAPLEPATDGRDVWSHFKLLEGESHVFALDQVGDDVPVRSCPRAEAQEEAEATVRFWRHWLSRSRYHGRWREMVHRSALLLKLLTYAPTGAIVAAPTTSLPERIGGGRNWDYRYVWVRDAAFCVYALLRLGFTSEAEAFIGFLCDRLRGPAATGPLQIMYGIDGRTELPEYELPHLEGHLGSAPVRVGNAATGQLQLDIYGAMIDSVYLYDKWGQPISSDAWEDIGAVADWLCEHWDQPDEGIWETRGGRRNFVYSRLMCWVALERAMRMATRRGLPADLPRWRQSRDAIYHQIMRRGWSSERQAFVQSLDDGELDASLLMMPMAKFLSPTDPKWLSTLDALSSGLVSDSLVYRYDPTTSPDGLQGPEGTFSICSFWYVEALARAGRLEEARLAFEKMLTYANHVGLFAEEIGRTGEQLGNFPQAFTHLSLISAAFNLDRALG; via the coding sequence ATGGCGTTCGACACCACTGGCTTCGGGCAGGCGGAAAGCTCCCGCTACCTGCCGATCTCCGAGCACGGCCTGATCGGCGATCTGCGGACGACCGCCCTGGTCGGCACGAACGGCACCATCGACTGGTACTGCTGCCCGCGCTTCGACGCGCCCAGCGTGTTCGGGGCCATCCTGGACGCCGACCGGGGCGGGTCGTTCGAGCTGGCCGCGGACGTCCCGGCGCGCACCCGGCAGTTCTACTTCCCGGACACCAACGTGCTGATCACGCGGTTCTTCGCCGCCGACGGGGTGGCGGAGATCCAGGACTTCATGCCCGTGGCCGAAGGGTCGGCTTCGTCGACGGCATCGGCATCCTCGACGGCCTCGGCCGAGGCGGCCCGGCACCGGCTGATCCGGCGGGTCGTCTGCGTCCGGGGGACCCTCCCGTTCAGGGCGCGGATCGCCCCCCGCTTCGGCTACGGCGCCGAACCGCACACCGTGCACCTGGAAGGCGACAAGGCGGTGTTCCGCGCCCCCTCGCTGACGCTCGCGCTCACCTCCACCGCCCCGCTGGAGCCGGCGACCGACGGCCGGGACGTCTGGTCGCACTTCAAGCTCCTCGAAGGCGAGTCCCACGTGTTCGCGCTCGACCAGGTCGGCGACGACGTCCCGGTCCGCTCGTGCCCGCGCGCCGAGGCCCAGGAGGAGGCGGAGGCGACCGTACGGTTCTGGCGCCACTGGCTGTCCCGCTCCCGGTACCACGGCCGGTGGCGGGAGATGGTGCACCGTTCCGCGCTGCTCCTGAAGCTGCTCACCTACGCGCCGACCGGTGCGATCGTCGCCGCACCGACCACCAGCCTGCCCGAGCGGATCGGCGGCGGACGCAACTGGGACTACCGGTACGTGTGGGTCCGCGACGCCGCCTTCTGCGTCTACGCGCTGCTGCGCCTCGGGTTCACCTCGGAGGCCGAGGCGTTCATCGGCTTCCTCTGCGATCGCCTGCGCGGCCCCGCCGCCACCGGCCCGCTGCAGATCATGTACGGCATCGACGGGCGCACCGAGCTGCCCGAGTACGAGCTGCCGCACCTGGAGGGCCACCTCGGCTCCGCACCGGTGCGGGTCGGCAACGCCGCCACCGGCCAGCTCCAGCTGGACATCTACGGAGCGATGATCGACTCCGTCTACCTGTACGACAAGTGGGGCCAGCCCATCAGCAGCGACGCCTGGGAGGACATCGGCGCGGTGGCGGACTGGCTCTGCGAGCACTGGGACCAGCCCGACGAGGGGATCTGGGAGACCCGCGGGGGCCGCAGGAACTTCGTGTACTCACGGCTGATGTGCTGGGTGGCGCTGGAACGGGCGATGCGGATGGCGACCCGCCGCGGACTGCCCGCCGACCTGCCCCGCTGGCGGCAGTCCCGGGACGCGATCTACCACCAGATCATGCGGCGCGGCTGGTCGAGCGAGCGCCAGGCGTTCGTCCAGTCCCTGGACGACGGCGAGCTGGACGCGTCGCTGCTGATGATGCCGATGGCCAAGTTCCTCTCGCCCACCGACCCCAAGTGGCTCTCCACCCTGGACGCCCTCAGCAGCGGCCTGGTCTCCGACTCCCTGGTCTACCGCTACGACCCGACCACCAGCCCCGACGGCCTGCAGGGCCCCGAGGGCACCTTCTCCATCTGCTCGTTCTGGTACGTCGAGGCGCTGGCCCGGGCGGGCCGGCTGGAGGAGGCCCGGCTGGCCTTCGAGAAGATGCTCACCTACGCGAACCACGTCGGCCTGTTCGCCGAGGAGATCGGCCGCACCGGCGAACAACTCGGCAACTTCCCGCAGGCGTTCACCCATCTCTCGCTGATCAGCGCCGCCTTCAACCTGGACCGCGCCCTGGGGTGA